In Nilaparvata lugens isolate BPH chromosome 5, ASM1435652v1, whole genome shotgun sequence, the following proteins share a genomic window:
- the LOC120351569 gene encoding uncharacterized protein LOC120351569 has product MSSPSYILPDSPPSQRVLDYWQRRAAESCGSSSAAGVSAPASTGPQRSTSPGGETVIGDSPVQRLRPPATWAPRRAVLTTLSNNIRERQAAKRKLEFEEGEASTEEDSLLPQSKKRMLEQEDSSLVPLIKEGEMGFVDLINKPVSKPWVPLRELEEDHPYRIVSVREHTNQHGRRIILKIINAGSKCELTVQNREKTQPIHQLQQAIN; this is encoded by the exons ATGAGCTCACCCTCCTACATCCTCCCAGACAGCCCGCCTTCGCAGCGCGTCCTCGATTATTGGCAGCGCAGAGCCGCCGAGAGCTGCGGCAGCTCTTCAGCTGCGGGCGTCTCAGCTCCTGCCTCCACTGGACCTCAACGTTCAACATCACCAGGGGGTGAGACGGTGATTGGAGACAGCCCTGTGCAACGCCTGCGTCCGCCAGCTACCTGGGCTCCGCGGCGAGCTGTCCTGACAACGCTGTCCAACAATATCAGGGAGAGACAGGCCGCCAAAAGGAAGCTCGAGTTTGAGGAGGGCGAAGCGAGCACCGAAGAGGATAGTCTGCTCcctcaatcaaag aaacgtatGCTGGAACAGGAGGACTCCTCCCTCGTCCCTCTGATAAAGGAGGGAGAAATGGGCTTTGTTGATTTGATCAACAAACCTGTGAGCAAGCCGTGGGTCCCATTGAGAGAATTGGAGGAGGACCATCCCTACCGAATCGTCAGTGTGAGGGAACACACCAATCAGCACGGACGcaggataatattgaaaatcatcaatgcaggaagcaaatgtgAG ttaactgtacaaaaccgggaaaagACCCAGCCGATACACCAGTTGCAGCAggctataaattaa